Proteins from a genomic interval of Stenotrophomonas maltophilia R551-3:
- a CDS encoding cation:proton antiporter: MSHELIYLLLIFALLVIPRALQRFSLPAPLTCLLFGIIGMLWLGDQAHDAVIGLLATLGISSLFLFAGLEVDLQALRRGMWPLLAHLVIRSATLFGVGWLAWRYAGLPWQAAGLLALALLTPSTGFIMDSLSRLGLSEDERFWVTSKAIAGELLALAALFIVLQAGDPGHMALSSLALLAMMIGLPLLFIALGRWVAPHAPGSEFSLLVMVGMVAAYITYLLGVYYLVGAFIAGLVARLLHQRMPLLASHENLHALRLFASFFVPFYFFNAGTKVPSEALSFEALGLGIVITLVVLPLRIGVVWLQRRVMFGESFRSSLRVSLALAPTLIFTLVLAAIMRERFQIPAVLFGALLLYAALTTLLPSLVFRTPFDVDPVEQEPAGEGEAAPVAATETLPVAQTAER; encoded by the coding sequence ATGAGCCATGAGCTGATCTACCTGCTGCTGATCTTCGCGCTGCTGGTGATCCCGCGCGCGCTGCAGCGCTTCAGCCTGCCGGCGCCGCTGACCTGCCTGCTGTTCGGCATCATCGGCATGCTCTGGCTGGGCGACCAGGCACACGACGCGGTGATCGGCCTGCTGGCCACGCTGGGCATTTCCTCGCTGTTCCTGTTTGCCGGCCTGGAAGTGGACCTGCAGGCGCTGCGCCGGGGCATGTGGCCGCTGCTGGCGCACCTTGTGATCCGCAGTGCGACCCTGTTCGGGGTCGGCTGGCTGGCCTGGCGCTACGCGGGGCTGCCGTGGCAGGCCGCCGGCCTGCTGGCGCTGGCGCTGCTGACCCCCTCCACCGGTTTCATCATGGATTCGCTGTCGCGGCTTGGCCTGAGCGAGGACGAGCGGTTCTGGGTCACCAGCAAGGCCATTGCCGGTGAACTGCTGGCGCTGGCCGCGTTGTTCATCGTGCTGCAGGCCGGCGATCCGGGGCATATGGCGCTGTCCAGCCTGGCCCTGCTGGCGATGATGATCGGCCTGCCGCTGCTGTTCATTGCGTTGGGGCGCTGGGTGGCACCGCACGCGCCGGGCTCGGAGTTCTCGCTGCTGGTGATGGTCGGCATGGTCGCCGCCTACATCACCTACCTGCTGGGCGTGTATTACCTGGTCGGCGCGTTCATCGCCGGTCTGGTCGCCCGCCTGCTGCACCAGCGCATGCCACTGCTGGCTTCGCACGAGAACCTGCACGCGCTGCGCCTGTTCGCCTCGTTCTTCGTGCCGTTCTACTTCTTCAACGCCGGCACCAAGGTGCCCAGCGAAGCACTCAGCTTCGAGGCGCTGGGGCTGGGCATCGTGATCACCCTGGTGGTGCTGCCGCTGCGCATCGGCGTGGTCTGGCTGCAGCGCCGGGTGATGTTCGGCGAGAGCTTCCGCAGCAGCCTGCGGGTCTCGCTGGCATTGGCCCCGACGCTGATCTTCACCCTGGTGCTGGCGGCGATCATGCGCGAGCGCTTCCAGATTCCGGCGGTACTGTTCGGTGCGCTGCTGCTGTATGCGGCACTGACCACGCTGCTGCCGTCGCTGGTGTTCCGCACGCCGTTCGATGTCGATCCGGTTGAACAGGAGCCGGCGGGCGAGGGCGAGGCGGCACCGGTGGCCGCCACCGAAACGTTGCCGGTGGCGCAGACGGCTGAACGTTGA
- the aspS gene encoding aspartate--tRNA ligase, with product MRTHFCGLVDETLIGQTVTLAGWTDVARNQGGVCFIDLRDHEGIVQVTVEVDNAEVFAVAASLGYEDVLQVEGVVRARHAVNDKMRTGKVEVIATAITVLNKAAPLPFHAHENPGEETRLKYRYLDLRRPEMQRMQRTRIKLVQALRRHLDEKGFQDIETPILTKATPEGARDFLVPARMHPGEFYALPQSPQLFKQILMVAGFDRYYQIARCFRDEALRADRQLEFTQLDMEFAFVRERDVQDFVEDMIRGIFKEVVNVELDASFPRMTWAEAMRRYGSDKPDLRIALELVDVAELVKNSEFPVFTGPANDADGRVAALRIPGGASLSRKQIDEYAAHAAKYGAKGLAYIKIADNGEVSSPIQKFFSEESFAALVAHVGAGNGDIVFFGAGGYNKVSDFMGALRLKAGKDFGLVADGWAPLWVTDFPMFEWDEEEQRYVALHHPFTAPAVDDIADLRANARTAVSRGYDMVLNGNEIGGGSIRIHRPDMQSAVFELLGIGAEEARAKFGFLLDALNYGAPPHGGIAFGIDRIAALMAGTESIRDVIPFPKTTGAQDLMTDAPSPIVDAQLAEVHIQVRPKTN from the coding sequence ATGCGTACCCACTTCTGCGGCCTGGTCGATGAGACCCTGATTGGCCAGACTGTCACCCTCGCCGGCTGGACCGACGTGGCCCGTAACCAGGGCGGCGTCTGCTTCATCGATCTTCGAGATCATGAAGGCATCGTGCAGGTGACGGTGGAGGTCGACAACGCCGAAGTGTTCGCCGTGGCCGCGTCGCTGGGCTACGAGGACGTGCTGCAGGTGGAAGGCGTGGTGCGCGCCCGCCACGCGGTCAACGACAAGATGCGTACCGGCAAGGTGGAAGTGATCGCCACTGCCATCACCGTGCTGAACAAGGCCGCGCCGCTGCCGTTCCACGCCCACGAGAACCCGGGCGAGGAAACCCGCCTGAAGTACCGTTACCTGGACCTGCGCCGTCCGGAAATGCAGCGCATGCAGCGCACCCGCATCAAGCTGGTGCAGGCCCTGCGCCGCCACCTGGATGAGAAGGGCTTCCAGGACATCGAGACCCCGATCCTGACCAAGGCCACCCCGGAAGGCGCGCGTGACTTCCTGGTGCCGGCGCGCATGCACCCGGGCGAGTTCTACGCCCTGCCGCAGAGCCCGCAGCTGTTCAAGCAGATCCTGATGGTGGCCGGCTTCGACCGCTACTACCAGATTGCGCGCTGCTTCCGCGACGAAGCGCTGCGTGCCGACCGCCAGCTGGAGTTCACCCAGCTGGACATGGAGTTCGCCTTCGTCCGCGAGCGTGACGTGCAGGATTTCGTCGAGGACATGATCCGCGGCATCTTCAAGGAAGTGGTCAACGTCGAACTGGATGCAAGCTTCCCGCGCATGACCTGGGCCGAGGCGATGCGTCGCTACGGTTCGGACAAGCCGGACCTGCGCATCGCGCTGGAGCTGGTGGACGTGGCCGAGCTGGTCAAGAACAGTGAATTCCCGGTGTTCACCGGCCCGGCCAACGATGCCGACGGCCGCGTCGCCGCGCTGCGTATTCCGGGCGGTGCGTCGCTGAGCCGCAAGCAGATCGACGAGTATGCAGCGCATGCTGCCAAGTACGGCGCCAAGGGCCTGGCCTACATCAAGATCGCCGACAACGGCGAAGTCAGCTCGCCGATCCAGAAGTTCTTCAGCGAGGAATCCTTCGCCGCCCTGGTCGCGCACGTCGGTGCCGGCAACGGCGACATCGTGTTCTTCGGCGCCGGTGGCTACAACAAGGTCTCCGACTTCATGGGCGCGCTGCGCCTGAAGGCCGGCAAGGACTTCGGCCTGGTCGCCGACGGCTGGGCACCGCTGTGGGTCACCGACTTCCCGATGTTCGAGTGGGACGAGGAAGAACAGCGCTACGTCGCCCTGCATCACCCCTTCACCGCACCGGCTGTGGACGACATCGCCGACCTGCGCGCCAATGCCCGTACCGCCGTTTCGCGCGGTTACGACATGGTGCTCAACGGCAATGAAATCGGCGGCGGTTCGATCCGTATCCATCGTCCGGACATGCAGAGCGCGGTGTTCGAACTGCTCGGCATCGGTGCCGAAGAGGCCCGCGCCAAGTTCGGCTTCCTGCTCGACGCGCTGAACTACGGCGCGCCGCCGCACGGTGGCATCGCCTTCGGTATCGACCGCATCGCCGCGCTGATGGCCGGCACCGAGTCGATCCGCGACGTCATCCCGTTCCCGAAGACCACCGGTGCACAGGATCTGATGACCGACGCGCCGTCGCCGATCGTCGACGCGCAGCTGGCCGAAGTGCACATCCAGGTTCGCCCCAAGACCAACTGA
- the ruvA gene encoding Holliday junction branch migration protein RuvA, whose translation MIGRLRGIVAYKAPPWLVVDVNGVGYELEAPMSTFYDLPELGREVTLYTHYSQKEDSVSLYGFLREGERRLFRDVQKVSGIGAKIALAVLSGVTVEEFARMVQAGDITALTRIPGIGKKTAERMVLELRDRAAQFGAGGALPTGSGPAPADPLSDATVALQQLGYKPAEAARMAREAFNEGDEVAIVIRKALQSALR comes from the coding sequence ATGATCGGTCGACTGCGCGGCATCGTCGCCTACAAGGCGCCGCCGTGGCTGGTGGTGGACGTGAACGGAGTGGGCTACGAGCTGGAGGCGCCGATGAGCACCTTCTACGACCTGCCCGAACTCGGCCGCGAGGTCACCCTGTACACCCATTACTCGCAGAAGGAAGACAGCGTCTCGCTGTACGGCTTCCTGCGCGAGGGCGAGCGGCGCCTGTTCCGCGACGTGCAGAAGGTCAGCGGCATCGGCGCGAAGATCGCGCTGGCCGTGCTGTCCGGTGTCACCGTCGAGGAGTTCGCGCGCATGGTCCAGGCTGGCGACATCACCGCGCTGACCCGCATCCCCGGCATCGGCAAGAAGACCGCCGAGCGCATGGTGCTTGAGCTGCGCGACCGCGCTGCCCAGTTCGGTGCCGGTGGCGCGCTGCCGACCGGCAGTGGCCCGGCCCCGGCTGATCCGCTGTCCGATGCCACCGTGGCCCTGCAGCAGCTGGGTTACAAGCCGGCTGAAGCGGCGCGGATGGCCCGCGAAGCCTTCAATGAAGGTGATGAAGTGGCCATCGTGATCCGCAAGGCGCTGCAGTCGGCGCTGCGCTGA
- a CDS encoding GNAT family N-acetyltransferase — translation MYSIRRATVDDAPTLSALAARTFTETFGHLYPPQDLQAFLDESYTVERQRTILAHPDYAVWLLELDGEAVGHAAAGPCGLPHPEVKPGDGELKRLYLIKTQQSCGWGSRLLETALAWLEQPGPRTLWLGVWSENFGAQRFYARYGFEKVGEYLFPVGDTNDLEFILRRAPREA, via the coding sequence ATGTATTCGATCCGCCGCGCTACTGTGGACGACGCGCCGACCCTGTCGGCGCTGGCCGCCCGCACGTTCACCGAAACCTTCGGACATCTTTATCCGCCGCAGGACCTGCAGGCGTTCCTGGATGAGTCCTATACGGTCGAGCGCCAGCGCACGATCCTGGCCCACCCCGATTACGCGGTGTGGCTGCTGGAACTGGATGGGGAGGCGGTCGGCCATGCCGCCGCCGGCCCCTGTGGCCTGCCGCATCCCGAGGTGAAGCCTGGTGACGGCGAACTCAAGCGGCTGTACCTGATCAAGACGCAGCAGAGCTGCGGCTGGGGCAGCCGGCTGCTGGAAACCGCATTGGCCTGGCTGGAACAGCCGGGCCCGCGCACGCTGTGGCTGGGCGTGTGGTCGGAAAACTTTGGTGCGCAGCGCTTCTACGCCCGTTATGGTTTCGAGAAGGTCGGCGAGTACCTGTTCCCGGTCGGCGACACGAACGATCTTGAATTCATCCTGCGCCGCGCACCGCGCGAGGCCTGA
- a CDS encoding YebC/PmpR family DNA-binding transcriptional regulator — MGRGPSIENRKNASDAKRGKIFTKIIREIGVAARGGGGDPNNNPRLRVAMDKGLTANMSKDVIERAIKKATGELEGVEYEEIRYEGYAPGGVAVIVDCLTDNRVRTVADVRHAFSKCGGNMGTEGSVSFMFKRVGVLHFAAGADEDAISEAAIEAGADDIVVYPEDGAIDVLTAADSYHAVKEAMAAAGRTPDHAELTFRADNDIKVEGDTVLQVKKLLDMLEDLDDVQDVYSNADLGADAYA, encoded by the coding sequence ATGGGTAGAGGCCCCTCCATCGAAAACCGCAAAAACGCGTCTGACGCGAAGCGCGGCAAGATTTTCACCAAGATCATCCGTGAGATCGGCGTTGCCGCGCGCGGCGGTGGAGGCGACCCCAACAACAACCCGCGCCTGCGCGTGGCGATGGACAAGGGCCTGACCGCGAACATGTCCAAGGACGTGATCGAGCGCGCCATCAAGAAGGCCACCGGCGAGCTGGAAGGCGTCGAGTACGAGGAAATCCGCTACGAGGGCTATGCCCCGGGTGGCGTGGCGGTCATCGTCGACTGCCTGACCGACAACCGCGTGCGCACGGTGGCCGATGTCCGCCATGCGTTCAGCAAGTGCGGCGGCAACATGGGCACCGAAGGCTCGGTGAGCTTCATGTTCAAGCGCGTGGGCGTGCTGCATTTCGCCGCAGGTGCCGATGAGGACGCCATTTCCGAAGCGGCCATCGAGGCCGGTGCGGACGACATCGTGGTCTATCCCGAAGATGGCGCGATCGACGTGCTCACCGCCGCCGACAGCTACCACGCGGTCAAGGAAGCGATGGCAGCGGCCGGACGCACGCCGGATCATGCGGAACTGACCTTCCGAGCCGACAACGACATCAAGGTCGAAGGCGACACCGTCCTGCAGGTCAAGAAGCTGCTGGACATGCTGGAAGACCTCGACGACGTACAGGATGTGTACTCCAACGCCGATCTCGGCGCGGACGCGTACGCCTGA
- a CDS encoding DUF3011 domain-containing protein, translating into MKPLSLASLAVTLTLGALGTLALPAPPAAAQNGVIRCESQSNRERVCNTGWRGAQLVRQLSGSPCEEGRSWGSRSGSIWVTNGCRAEFVEARGGWGGGNGGGWGGNNGRPGETIRCESQNNRERSCQVGWRNARLVRQLSGSPCDEGRTWGVRNGAIWVSGGCRAEFAEARGWGGGGGWGGGGDRNYSITCSSNNNRSQTCDWDERQGRPVLQQQLSGSACQEGRSWGYSRGQVWVSNGCRARFGTR; encoded by the coding sequence ATGAAACCGCTGTCCCTGGCCAGCCTGGCCGTGACCCTCACCCTGGGTGCACTGGGCACCCTCGCCCTGCCCGCCCCGCCAGCCGCTGCGCAGAACGGCGTCATCCGCTGCGAAAGCCAGAGCAACCGCGAACGGGTCTGCAACACCGGCTGGCGCGGAGCGCAGCTGGTCCGCCAGCTGTCCGGCAGCCCCTGCGAGGAGGGACGTAGCTGGGGCAGCCGCAGTGGCAGCATCTGGGTCACCAACGGCTGCCGCGCCGAGTTCGTCGAGGCTCGCGGCGGCTGGGGCGGTGGCAACGGGGGTGGCTGGGGCGGCAACAACGGCCGACCGGGCGAAACGATCCGCTGCGAAAGCCAGAACAACCGCGAGCGCAGCTGCCAGGTCGGCTGGCGCAATGCCCGCCTGGTCCGCCAACTGTCCGGCAGCCCCTGTGATGAAGGCCGCACCTGGGGCGTGCGCAATGGCGCGATCTGGGTCAGCGGCGGCTGCCGCGCCGAGTTCGCCGAGGCCCGCGGCTGGGGCGGCGGTGGCGGCTGGGGTGGCGGCGGTGATCGCAACTACTCCATCACCTGCAGCAGCAACAACAACCGCTCGCAGACCTGCGACTGGGATGAGCGCCAGGGTCGGCCGGTGCTGCAGCAGCAACTGTCCGGCAGCGCCTGCCAGGAAGGCCGCAGCTGGGGTTACTCGCGTGGCCAGGTGTGGGTAAGCAACGGTTGCCGGGCGAGATTCGGCACGCGTTGA
- the ruvC gene encoding crossover junction endodeoxyribonuclease RuvC → MTRILGIDPGSQRTGVGIIDVDATGRVSHVHHQPLVLLGADDFPQRMKLLVLGLADLCREYEPQEVAIERVFMARNPDSALKLGQARGAAISAVVLRDLPVHEYAASEIKLAVVGRGGAEKQQVQHMVGLMLNLKTKLQADAADALAVAITHAHVRATANRLGLSARQAWGRK, encoded by the coding sequence ATGACCCGCATTCTTGGCATCGACCCGGGTTCGCAGCGGACCGGGGTCGGCATCATCGATGTCGATGCCACCGGCCGGGTGAGCCATGTGCATCACCAACCGCTGGTGCTGCTGGGCGCTGATGACTTCCCGCAGCGGATGAAGCTGCTGGTGCTGGGCCTGGCCGACCTCTGCCGTGAGTACGAACCGCAGGAAGTGGCCATCGAACGCGTGTTCATGGCACGCAACCCCGATTCGGCGCTGAAGCTGGGCCAGGCCCGTGGCGCGGCGATTTCGGCCGTGGTGCTGCGCGACCTGCCGGTGCACGAATATGCCGCCAGCGAGATCAAGCTGGCGGTGGTCGGGCGCGGCGGCGCCGAAAAGCAACAGGTTCAACACATGGTCGGGCTCATGCTCAACCTGAAAACCAAGCTGCAGGCCGACGCGGCCGACGCGTTGGCGGTGGCCATCACCCATGCCCACGTAAGGGCAACGGCCAACCGCCTGGGGCTCAGTGCCCGCCAGGCGTGGGGCCGCAAATGA
- a CDS encoding esterase/lipase family protein — MTPPVLLLHGIWNARAWVGPLAWRLRARGFQVHAFGYSSVFGGPDVAVPQLLERLADAGPLSLVGHSLGGLLALEALRRNPQLPVQRVVCLGSPLRGSGTARSLSEHGWGLALGRSSDLLLDGLPDWQGKAEVGLIAGSVPHGLGSLLGAIDDASDGTVALAETRLPGLADHCVVRTSHSGLVVSPDAARQTAHFLRHGQFQHGRDAAAA; from the coding sequence ATGACTCCCCCCGTATTACTGCTGCATGGCATCTGGAACGCCCGCGCCTGGGTCGGGCCGCTGGCCTGGCGCCTGCGCGCGCGTGGCTTCCAGGTGCATGCGTTTGGTTACTCCTCGGTGTTCGGCGGCCCGGACGTGGCCGTGCCGCAGCTGCTGGAGCGGCTGGCCGATGCCGGCCCGCTGTCGCTGGTCGGCCATAGCCTGGGCGGACTGCTGGCGCTGGAGGCATTGCGTCGCAATCCGCAGCTGCCGGTGCAACGCGTGGTCTGCCTGGGGTCACCGCTGCGCGGCAGTGGTACGGCGCGTTCGCTGTCCGAACATGGCTGGGGCCTGGCCCTGGGCCGCAGCAGCGATCTGCTGCTGGACGGCCTGCCGGACTGGCAGGGCAAAGCCGAGGTCGGCCTGATCGCTGGTTCGGTCCCGCACGGGCTGGGTAGCCTGCTCGGCGCCATTGACGATGCCTCCGACGGTACCGTGGCGCTGGCCGAGACCCGGCTGCCGGGGCTGGCTGACCACTGCGTGGTGCGTACCAGCCACAGCGGCCTGGTGGTGTCGCCGGATGCAGCCCGGCAGACCGCGCATTTCCTCCGTCACGGCCAGTTCCAGCACGGTCGCGACGCCGCCGCCGCGTAA
- a CDS encoding potassium transporter Kup, producing the protein MSSSQTPHAAAPGGHGHAPPAGGLALIIGAIGVVFGDIGTSPLYTLKEAFSPHYGLNSDHDTVLGVLSLAFWALNIVVTLKYVTIIMRADNDGEGGIMALMALTQRTLRNGSRSAYVVGILGIFGASLFFGDGVITPAISVLGAVEGLEVAAPGLHAFIVPITVVVLLAVFAVQRFGTAKIGKLFGPITSIWFISLAAIGIYNIVDAPEVLKAFNPWWAIRFFMEHGWHSIFILGAVVLAVTGGEALYADMGHFGAKPIRHAWYFFVLPCLVLNYLGQGALVLNHPEAVKNPFFEAVPSWALYPMIILATMAAVIASQSVITGAFSVSRQAMQLGYIPRMRIKHTSHDTIGQIYIPGINWGIAVMVIGLVLAFRSSSNLAVAYGISVSATMLIDTLLLALVARSLWPKARNWILPLCVVFFVIDLGFVIANGAKLLQGAWFPVVLGIFLFTMMRTWRRGRELLRDEIRKDGIRIDTFLPGLMLAPPVRVPGTAVFLTADPTVAPHALMHNLKHNKVLHERNVFLHVVTLPVPYAPEGQRLKIESVGDEFYRVYVRFGFMETPDVPLALMRSCDHGGIYFDPMDTTFFASRETIVATANRGMPIWRDKLFALMHRNAAPATGFFRIPGNRLVELGAQVEI; encoded by the coding sequence ATGTCCAGCAGTCAAACCCCGCACGCAGCCGCCCCCGGCGGCCACGGTCACGCCCCTCCAGCCGGAGGCCTGGCGCTGATCATCGGTGCGATCGGCGTGGTCTTCGGCGATATCGGCACCAGCCCGCTGTACACCCTGAAGGAGGCGTTCTCGCCGCACTACGGGCTCAACAGCGACCATGACACCGTGCTGGGCGTGCTGTCGCTGGCGTTCTGGGCGTTGAACATCGTGGTCACCCTGAAGTACGTGACCATCATCATGCGCGCCGACAATGACGGCGAAGGCGGCATCATGGCGCTGATGGCGCTGACCCAGCGCACGCTGCGCAATGGGTCGCGTTCGGCCTATGTGGTCGGCATCCTTGGCATTTTCGGTGCCTCGCTGTTCTTCGGCGATGGCGTGATCACGCCGGCGATATCGGTGCTGGGTGCGGTCGAAGGCTTGGAGGTCGCTGCGCCGGGGCTGCATGCCTTCATCGTGCCGATCACCGTGGTGGTGCTGCTGGCCGTGTTCGCGGTACAGCGCTTCGGTACGGCGAAGATCGGCAAGCTGTTCGGGCCGATCACCTCGATCTGGTTCATTTCGCTGGCGGCGATCGGCATCTACAACATCGTCGACGCGCCGGAAGTGCTGAAGGCGTTCAACCCGTGGTGGGCAATCCGTTTCTTCATGGAACATGGCTGGCACAGCATCTTCATCCTGGGCGCGGTGGTGCTGGCAGTGACCGGTGGCGAGGCGCTGTACGCCGACATGGGCCACTTCGGTGCCAAGCCGATCCGCCACGCCTGGTACTTCTTCGTGCTGCCGTGCCTGGTGCTGAACTACCTGGGGCAGGGCGCGCTGGTGCTCAACCACCCCGAGGCGGTAAAGAACCCGTTCTTCGAAGCGGTGCCGTCGTGGGCGCTGTACCCGATGATCATCCTGGCCACGATGGCAGCGGTGATTGCCTCGCAGTCGGTCATCACCGGCGCGTTCTCGGTCTCGCGCCAGGCCATGCAGCTGGGCTACATCCCGCGCATGCGCATCAAGCACACCTCGCACGACACCATCGGCCAGATCTACATCCCGGGCATCAACTGGGGTATCGCGGTGATGGTGATCGGCCTGGTGCTGGCCTTCCGCAGCTCGTCCAACCTGGCCGTGGCCTACGGCATCTCGGTGTCGGCCACGATGCTGATCGATACCCTGCTGCTGGCCCTGGTCGCGCGCTCGCTGTGGCCCAAGGCGCGCAACTGGATCCTGCCGCTGTGCGTGGTGTTCTTCGTCATTGACCTGGGCTTTGTCATCGCCAACGGCGCCAAGCTGTTGCAGGGCGCCTGGTTCCCGGTTGTGCTGGGCATCTTCCTGTTCACCATGATGCGTACCTGGCGTCGTGGCCGCGAACTGCTGCGCGATGAAATCCGCAAGGACGGTATCCGCATCGATACCTTCCTGCCGGGCCTGATGCTGGCGCCGCCGGTACGCGTGCCGGGCACCGCGGTGTTCCTGACCGCCGACCCGACCGTGGCCCCGCATGCGTTGATGCACAACCTCAAGCACAACAAGGTGCTGCACGAGCGCAACGTGTTCCTGCACGTGGTAACCCTGCCGGTACCGTATGCGCCGGAGGGGCAGCGCCTCAAGATTGAATCGGTGGGCGACGAGTTCTACCGGGTCTACGTGCGCTTTGGCTTCATGGAGACCCCGGACGTACCACTGGCGCTGATGCGTTCGTGCGACCACGGCGGCATCTACTTCGACCCGATGGACACCACCTTCTTCGCCAGCCGCGAAACCATCGTCGCCACCGCCAACCGCGGCATGCCGATCTGGCGCGACAAGCTGTTCGCGCTGATGCATCGCAACGCCGCCCCGGCGACGGGCTTCTTCCGGATCCCGGGCAACAGATTGGTGGAACTGGGCGCCCAGGTGGAGATCTGA
- the ruvB gene encoding Holliday junction branch migration DNA helicase RuvB, giving the protein MTDDRIIGAGATREDDAADASIRPKRLADYLGQVPVREQMEIYIQAAKGRGDALDHVLIFGPPGLGKTTLSHVIANELGVALRVTSGPVIEKAGDLAALLTNLQPHDVLFIDEIHRLSPVVEEVLYPAMEDFQIDIMIGEGPAARSIKIDLPPFTLIGATTRAGLLTAPLRDRFGIVQRLEFYSVEELTRIVRRSAAILAIDCTADGAGEIARRARGTPRIANRLLRRVRDYAQVKAGGHIDEAVAQAAMKMLKVDPEGFDELDRRLLKTMVDYFDGGPVGIESLAAALSEERGTLEDVVEPYLIQQGFLVRTARGRMATHKAYRHMGLKPKNPPQDLFAEVPDVG; this is encoded by the coding sequence ATGACCGACGACCGCATCATCGGCGCCGGCGCCACCCGCGAGGATGACGCCGCCGACGCCAGCATCCGCCCCAAGCGCCTTGCCGACTACCTCGGCCAGGTGCCGGTGCGCGAGCAGATGGAGATCTACATCCAGGCGGCCAAGGGGCGTGGCGACGCGCTGGACCACGTGCTGATCTTCGGGCCGCCCGGCCTGGGCAAGACCACGCTCAGCCATGTCATCGCCAACGAACTGGGCGTGGCCCTGCGGGTGACCTCCGGCCCGGTGATCGAAAAGGCCGGCGACCTGGCCGCGCTGCTGACCAACCTGCAGCCGCACGATGTGCTGTTCATCGACGAAATCCACCGCCTGTCGCCGGTGGTCGAGGAAGTGCTGTACCCGGCGATGGAAGATTTCCAGATCGACATCATGATCGGCGAGGGCCCCGCCGCCCGCTCGATCAAGATCGACCTGCCGCCGTTCACCCTGATCGGTGCCACCACCCGTGCCGGCCTGCTGACAGCGCCGCTGCGCGACCGCTTCGGCATCGTCCAGCGCCTGGAGTTCTACAGCGTCGAGGAGCTGACCCGGATCGTGCGCCGTTCGGCTGCGATCCTGGCCATCGACTGCACCGCCGATGGGGCAGGGGAGATCGCGCGTCGCGCGCGTGGCACCCCGCGTATCGCCAACCGCCTGCTGCGCCGCGTGCGTGACTATGCGCAGGTGAAGGCCGGCGGCCACATCGACGAGGCCGTGGCCCAGGCTGCGATGAAGATGCTCAAGGTCGACCCGGAAGGCTTCGACGAGCTCGATCGTCGCCTGCTCAAGACCATGGTCGACTACTTCGATGGCGGCCCGGTCGGCATCGAATCGCTTGCTGCGGCGCTGTCTGAAGAGCGCGGCACGCTGGAAGACGTGGTCGAGCCGTACCTGATCCAGCAGGGCTTCCTGGTGCGCACCGCGCGTGGCCGCATGGCCACCCACAAGGCCTACCGGCACATGGGCCTGAAGCCCAAGAACCCGCCGCAGGACCTGTTCGCCGAGGTTCCCGATGTCGGTTGA
- the ybgC gene encoding tol-pal system-associated acyl-CoA thioesterase, with translation MSVEPRFSWPTRIYWEDTDAGGVVYHARYVAFMERARTEWMRALGYGQERMRAEHGMVFAVRSMQMDFIKPARLDDTLQVSATLVQLKKASMAFDQQILRDGELLLSAQVRIAALEAASFRPRGMDEAVLAVLKPHLHPESEH, from the coding sequence ATGTCGGTTGAGCCCCGATTCAGTTGGCCGACACGCATTTACTGGGAAGATACCGACGCAGGTGGCGTGGTCTACCACGCCCGCTACGTGGCCTTCATGGAACGGGCCCGGACCGAATGGATGCGTGCGCTGGGCTATGGCCAGGAGCGCATGCGTGCCGAGCACGGGATGGTCTTCGCGGTGCGTTCGATGCAGATGGATTTCATCAAGCCGGCACGGCTGGATGACACCCTGCAGGTGAGCGCCACGCTGGTCCAGCTGAAGAAGGCCAGCATGGCCTTCGACCAGCAGATCCTGCGCGACGGCGAACTACTGCTGTCGGCCCAGGTCCGCATCGCCGCACTGGAAGCGGCCAGTTTTCGCCCGCGTGGCATGGACGAAGCCGTCCTTGCCGTGCTGAAACCCCACCTCCACCCCGAATCCGAACATTGA